CGCTGCAACTGGAAAACCAGGCGGTGGAAAGCGCCGTGAGCGAACTCACCACCCTCAAGAACAACCTCAAGGAGCAGCTCGAATGGCTGGAGGTGAGCCGCGGCTTTGGCGAAAACCTGCGCAACCGCCTGAGCGAGCTGCCGGCCCCCTATCCCCTGCCCCAGCTGGAAGCCCGCATCGTGCAGAGCCGGGTGGATCGCTACGGCTACCAGGAAGAGCTCGACGACATTGCCAACAACAGCTATCGCAACCGGCTGCTGACCCTGGAGCAGGATCTGAGCGAAGAGCAGTTACTGCTGCTTGACGAGCTGCTCACCACCCGTGCCCGGCTGCTGGAGCGGCTGCAGGCCGCCACCGACAACCAGATCCACGAGCAAACCCGGCTCAAGGTGGCCTACAGCCGGCAGAACGGCCAGCTGGAAGAAATTCGGGCTCTGACCGAAGAACGGCTGTTCTGGCTGCCGGACCTGCGCCCGGTGGGCAGCGGCTTTCCCGCCGCCCTGCTGGAAACCCTGGACTGGCTGACCCGCGCCGCCACCTGGACCGCCCTGCCCCGGGCGTTGCAGCAACAGGGAATTGCCAGCCTGACCCTGTACGGCATCAGCACCCTGGTGGTGCTCTACCTGTGGCTGCTGAGCCGGCGCAGCCTGCGGGATTACCTGGCGCGCATCAGCCCGCGCATTGGCAACGTGACCCAGGACAAGTACAGCTACACCTTCAACACCCTGCTGCTCAGCCTGCTCACCGCGCTGCCGCTGCCGGCGCTGCTGTCGCTGCTGTCCCACGCCATCGACTCGCCCCTGGCTTCCCCCATCGTGGTGTCGCTGGCGGCGGCGCTGCGGGAGCTGATGCTGCCGGTGTTCATTCTGCTGCTGGTAGGCAACCTGACCCTGCCCAGGGGTCTGCTGGTAATGCATTTCAACCTGCCCGCCGAGCAGGTACGCCGTGTCTGGCGCCAGTTCCGCACCCTGATGCTGAGCCTGCTGCCCATGCTGCTGCTGCTGTACACCTCCCGGGAATTCCGGGAGTTTTCCCTCTACGACACCCTGGGACGGCTGGCCTTTATCTATACCTGCGTGCTGATGAGCCTGTTTTCCTGGCGGCTCTATCGCCAGGACATGCCGCTGCTGGTATCCACGCCCCGCCAGGAACACCTGACCCTGGCCAATCACCTGCTGTGGGGGCTGCTGGTCACGGCCCCCTTGCTGGCACTGGCCGCCGCCGTCATGGGCTATCTGTTCACCGCCCATACCCTGCTGCGCCAGCTCGAAATCTCGGTGCTGGCAGGGCTGGGGTTTGTGATGGCCTATTTCTCGGTACGCCGCTGGATGCTGCTGCAGCGCCGCCGGCTGGCCTTTGAACGGGCCAAGGCCCGGCGCGCCGAGATCCTGGCCCAGCGCAAGGAAAAGGAACGGGACGAACCCCATGAAACCCCGCCCAGCCCGGAAGCCGAGGCCGCCGCCGTGGCCGAGCTGGATCTCGACGCCATCAGTGCCCAGTCTCTGGGGCTGCTGCGATCTGTGCTGATGCTGGGCTACATTCTCACCCTGATGGTGCTGTGGTCGGAGATCAATACCGCCTTCAGCTTTCTCGACAGCATCGAGGTGTGGCATGTGTCGAGCAGCCTGGCCGGGGAAGACACCCTGGTGCCGATCTCGCTCAAGGATCTGGTGATCGCCCTGTTTCTGGTGGTGCTGACCCTGATCACCGCCCGCAACCTGCCGGGACTGATGGAGCTGAGCGTGCTGCAGCACCTGGATCTGTCACCGGGAACCGGCTTTGCCATCACCACCATTTCCAAGTACCTGGTGCTGGTATTCGGTGCCTTTGCCACCTTTGCCATGCTGGGCATCGACTGGTCCAAACTGCAATGGCTGGTGGCGGCGCTGTCGGTGGGCCTGGGGTTTGGCCTGCAGGAGATCTTCGCCAACTTTGTGTCGGGCCTGATTATTCTGTTTGAAAAGCCCATTCGCATCGGCGATACCGTCACCATTCGGGATCTCACCGGCACCATCTCCAAAATCAAGACCCGGGCCACCACCATTGTGGACTGGGACAGACGCGAAATCATCGTGCCCAACAAGGCGTTTATTACCGAGCAGTTCGTCAACTGGTCGCTGTCGGACGCCATTACCCGGGTGCGGCTGTTTGTACGGGTGCGGCTGGATGCCGACGTGGAGCTGGTGCAGTCACTGTTGCAGGAAGCCATTGCCGAATGCAGCCTGATCCTCGATAACCCGGTGCCCGAGGCCTTTCTGGTGGAGCTGACCGACTCGGCGCTGGTGTATGAGGTGCGGGTCTATGTCAACGACATGGGCCACCGCATGCCCATGACCCACGAGCTGCACAATCTGCTGCTGGAGCGGCTGCGCCGCCACGATATTCAGATCCCGCACCAGCAGGTGGACATTCGGCTGGTGGGCGAGCAGGGCCCGGTTATTCGTGGGCAAAGCGAGGGCGACAGCCACTGAGTTGCCCTTTCGGCACAGACGGGCCCACTCTTGAAACATGGGCCCCATCAATACGGGAGGCAGTCATGTTGCGCCTGTTCATGCTTGTTCTGCTGCTGGGCGGTTGCGCCGCGCCTTACGATTACGCGGAAGACACCGACTTTCGCCGCTTTGAGACGGTGGCGCTGGCACCGGAGATGGAGAAAACGTCTCTGGACGGTGCCCGCATCGCCGCCGCCGCTCAGGCACTGCTGCCCGCCCGTGGGCTCACCCTCACCGCGCCGGAGCAGGCCTCGCTCTGGCTGAACTACCGGCTGGATGAGAGCGTACGGCTGCTGACCACCATGCCCAGCATGTTCGGCCACCACGACCTGTGGGATGAAGAACGGGTTTATGGCGCCCGCCGGGAGCGGCATCTGGTGCTGTGGCTGGAACAGCCCGGTTCGGGCCGGGTGCTGTGGCAAAGCCGCCACCCCAACGCCTTTCCCGGCGCACGGGTGCGGGGTGACGCCCGCCGTGACGACATCATGCAACAGGTGGAAGAGCTGCTGGAGAATTACCCGCCTGAGCCGTGAAATACCAAGGTGAGGAGTAGGGGGGAGGAGAAAAACCAATCCCCTCCCTCCTCACAGCAACCTGTACGCCTGTCTCAGGCCCGGGTAACCGGAAAGGCGATCACTCGCTCCAGGCTGTCGGCTCCCAGCGCCAGCATGATCAGCCGGTCAATGCCCAGCGCCACCCCGGCGCAATCGGGCAGGCCGGCGGCCAGTGCCGCCAGCAGGTATTCGTCCACCGGCTTTTCGGTCAGTCCCCGCGCCCGGCGCAGTACGTTGTCCTGGTCAAAGCGGGTGCGCTGCTCGGCGGCATCGCTCAGCTCATGAAACCCGTTGGCAAGCTCAATGCCCTTGTAATACACCTCGAAACGCTCGGCTACCCGGGCATCGGCGGGACTGATGCGGGCCAGTGCCGCCTGGCTGGCGGGAAAGTCATAGACAAAGCAGGGCACCTGCTGGCCGATGCGCGGCTCCACTCCCAGGGCAAACAGCAGTTGCAACAGGGTGTCGCGGTCGTCTTCGCGCGCCAGCAAGTCATCGGCGCCCAGCCCCCGGCCGGCGTTCCGCAGCTCCGCCAGCGAGGCGGTCAACGGGCATACCCCCAGAGTCTGCTCAAAAGCGGCGGCATAACTGATGCGCTCGGGCTCGTTGCAGTCCAGCACCCCTTGCAGCAGCTCGGCCATTTCGTCCATCAAGCGGTGATGGTCAAAACCCGGCCGGTACCATTCCAGCATGGTGAACTCGGGGTTGTGCAGCCGCCCCGACTCCTCGTTGCGGTAGGACTTGCAGATCTGATAGATGGGTCCGCTGCCGGCGGCCAGCAGCCGTTTCATGTGAAATTCCGGCGAGGTCTGCAGGTAGAGATCCTGGCCCCCGGCCATGCCGGGACCGGTAAAGCGGGTCACGAAATTTTCCAGATGCAGATCGGTGACCCCGGCCGCCGCCAGGGTGGGCGTGTCCACTTCCAGTACACCACGCGCGGCAAAAAAGTCTCGAATACAGGCCAGCAGCTCGGCACGCCGGCGCAGCATGGAAAGTTCAGCACTGGGAAACCAGGGTAACGTCGTCATGAAAAAACACTCTGCAAAAACGCCGAGTGTACTGCGAATCAGTCGCGGCTGGCAGCCCTGCTGTCGCCTTTCAGCTCGATCTGGTTGCCTTCCGGATCGAACAGGTAGATCGACGGCCCTTCTCCCTGAGCACCGTAGCGCCGCGCCGGCGGCTCGCAGATCACCCCCGACAGGCTGAAGTAATTCAGCAGCGCGTCGGGATCGAAGGGATCGATGCGCAGGCAAAAGTGATCCATGTTGGCCCGGCATTGATCGGCGGCCTCACCATCTCCGCCCAGCGGGCCACGAATATCCACCAGATCGATCAGCTGGTCGCCGGCGCGCAGCTGATAAAGCCCGATATCGGCTTTTTCACGCTCCAGACAGCAGCCCAGCACCTTGCAGTAAAAATCCAGCATTCGCTGCGGATTGCGCACTCGCAGCACCAGATGATCCAGCCCCGTTACCCTGAACATGACATCGCCCTCGTCCGATGAATGAGCCAATGATGGCGTAATTTTAATCAAAATAAAAGCCGCCACCGGTAGCACCGGCCCACGCAGCAACGGGCCGCGGCCGACAATATTTCTGAACTTACAGTCAGGAATGGTTGCAAAAAAGTTTCGCGTGGCTAGAATGCTGAAAACCGGGGGCCTAAAAAACCCCCGGTTTTTTTATGCCTGTCATTTACTGAGGTAATACCAATGCGTATCGAAGAAGACTTGAAACTGGGCTTTAGGGATGTGCTGTTTCGCCCCAAGCGCTCTACCCTCAACAGCCGCGCTCAGGTCGAGCTGAACCGGGAGTTCACCTTTAAGCATTCAGGTCGCCGCTGGTCCGGGGTGCCGGTCATCGCCGCCAACATGGACACCGTGGCCACCTTTGAAATGGCCCGAGCCCTGGCCCGGCACGAGATGCTGACCGCCGTGCACAAGCACTACTCGGTAGAACAATGGCAGGCGTTTGTCACCGAATCCGGCGCCGAGGTACTCAGGCACGTGATCGTGTCTACCGGCACCTCCGAGCGCGACTTTGAAAAACTGCAGCAGATCCTGGCGCTGTCCGACGAGCTGGGCTTTATCTGCATCGACGTGGCCAACGGCTACAGCGAGCACTTCGCCGCTTTCGTTTCCCGCGTGCGCGAGCAGTGCCCCGGACACACCATTATTGCCGGCAACGTGGTCACCGGTGAAATGGTGGAAGAGCTGATCCTGTGCGGTGCCGATATCGTCAAGGTAGGTATCGGTCCGGGCTCGGTGTGCACCACCCGGGTCAAGACCGGCGTGGGCTACCCCCAGCTGTCCGCCATCATCGAGTGTGCCGACGCGGCCCACGGCCTGGGCGGCCAGATCATCGGCGACGGCGGCTGCACCTGCCCTGGTGATGTGGCCAAGGCCTTTGGCGGCGGTGCCGATTTCGTGATGCTGGGCGGCATGCTGGCCGCTCACGAGGAATGCGGCGGCGAGCTGATTGAGCGCGACGGCAAGCAGTTCATGAAGTTCTACGGCATGAGCTCCGCCAGCGCCATGGACAAACACGCCGGCGGCGTGGCCAAGTACCGGGCGGCCGAAGGCAAGACGGTGGAGCTGGCCTACCGTGGTCCGGTGGAAAATACCGTGCAGGACATTCTCGGCGGCGTGCGCTCCACCTGTACCTATGTGGGTGCCCAGCGGCTGAAGGAGCTGACCAAGCGCACCACCTTCATTCGCGTGCGCGAGCAGGAAAACAACGTGTACGGCAAGGAGTGAAACCTCTGACGTAAGACGTAAAAAAACGGCGCCGAAAGGCGCCGTTTTTGTCTCGGTAAACCGCTTATTTTACCCGGGACACATACTCGCCGGAGCGGGTATCCACTTTCAGCACTTCACCAATCTGAATGAACAGCGGCACCCGTACCACGGCGCCGGTGCTCAGAGTGGCAGGCTTGCCACCGGTACCGGCGGTGTCGCCCTTCAGGCCCGGATCGGTTTCAACCACTTCCAGCTCCACAAAGTTGGGCGGCGTCACGGAGATGGCGGCGCCGTTCCACAGGGTCAGGGTGCAGACGTCTTGCTCCTTCAGCCACAGCCGGGCATCGCCCACGGCTTTTTCGTCGGCGGCGATCTGCTCAAAGGTGTCGTTGTTCATGAAGTGGTAGAACTCGCCGTCGTTATACAGATAGGCCAGTTCCACATCCATCACGTCGGCGCCTTCTACCGTGTCGCCGGACTTGAAGGTTTTTTCCAGCACCTTGCCGTTGAGCAGGCGACGGATTTTCACGCGGTTGAACGCCTGTCCTTTGCCGGGTTTGACGAATTCGTTTTCGATAATGGCACAGGGTTCGCCGTCCAGCATAATCTTGAGACCGGACTTGAATTCATTGGTACTATAGGAGGCCATTTTACCCTCGTAGTTGACAGAGTTGCAGAAAATGCCGGCAATGATACCCCTAAAAGGGAGCGATTTACATATTCCCTGGCAAAAAGAGCTGGCCCGCGCCTTTACCACCCCGGAACAGCTGCTGGACTATCTGGAGCTGGACATTGCCCCCTGGCAGGATGGACTGGCCGCCCGCCGGCTGTTTCCCATGCGCGTGCCTTACCCGTTTGCCGACAAGATGCAAAAGGGTAACCCGCAGGATCCCCTGTTGCGCCAGGTGTTGCCCCTGGCCGACGAGTTCGCCGAGGTGCCAGGCTTTGTGACCGACCCGCTCGACGAGCACGACAGTGCCCTGCCCGGGCTGCTACACAAGTATCGCTCCCGCGTGTTGCTGATCCTGCGCGGTGGCTGCGCGGTGAACTGCCGTTACTGCTTTCGCCGCCATTTTCCCTACGACGACAACAGCCCGGGTCAGGGCGGCTGGCAGCCGGCGGTGGACTACATTGCCGCCCATCCGGAAATCAACGAGGTGATCCTCTCCGGCGGCGATCCGCTGATGGCCAGGGATGAACATATTGCCGCCCTGCTGAACCAGCTTGAAAGCCTGCCCCACCTTAAACGCGTGCGCATTCACAGCCGGCTGCCGGTGGTGATTCCCCAGCGACTGACCGACGACCTGCGCGATCGCCTGAGTCAAAGCCGGCTGCGCCCGGTGCTGGTGCTGCACGTCAACCACGCCAATGAAATTGACGAGCACCTGGCCACCCGTCTGCACCAGTGGCAGCGGGCCGGCATTACCCTGCTCAACCAGGGCGTGCTGCTGGCCGGGGTCAACGACCACGCCGACTCCCTCGAAGCCCTGTCGGAACGGCTGTTTGACGCCGGTGTCCTGCCCTATTACCTGTACCAGCTCGACAAGGTGGCCGGGGCCGCTCACTTCGACGTGAGCGATGACCGGGCCCGGGCGCTGATGGCCGAGTTGCTGGCCCGGCTGCCGGGCTTTCTGGTGCCCCGGCTGGTGCGGGAAATCGGTGGCGAGGCCAGCAAAACCCCCCTCGACCTAAACCTGGAACCCCGTTAAGGAAATACCATGCACGATTCGGTTATCGACCGGCTGAACGACACCCTGAAAGAGCTCTATCATCAGGCCATTGACGCCGACAAGAAACTGGCCGCCCTGCGCGCCAGGGGCCAGGCCAGGTTCAGTGCGGTACTGCGCGAAGACAGCCAGTTCATTACCCGCGCCGATCACTTCATGCCCTACGTGGCCGAACTGGCAGACGAACTGGAGATGCTGTCGGCCAGCTCGGAAGAGGAATACCAGGCACTGCTGGCGCGCATGGTGCACAAGATCCAGCTGCTGGCCACCACCCTGAGCCAGTTTATGCGCCTCGACTGACGTCGAGATCGGTCAGCCGCGCCGGCGCCAGGCTTTCCAGCCAGTTTTTCACCTCCATGGCCGCCAGCGACGGGCCGACAAAGGGGCCCTGCAACAGCGGCTCGCCGCCCAGGGCCATGATCACGCCGCGCTCGGCGGCGCTGCTCACGCCACAACAGACCGGCGGCACCCCCAGCAGCCGGGCCAGCTCAAACAGGGTGGCAAGCTGCTGGCGCGCCTCCTCGTTCTGCTCGATACCGCTGCACCAGGAGGCATTCAGCTGCAGCCAGTCCAACGGCAAGCGTGCCAGAGGCCCCCAGCGGGAGCAGCCGGTGCCGAACTCCGCCAGCATGATGCGCACTCCCAGCCGGCGCAGCTCACCCAGCACCGCCTGCGCCTGTTCCGGCGCATCCATGAGCATGGGCTCGCTCACCTCCAGCGTCAGGGCATTGCCCGCCAGGTCGAAGCCGGACAGCAGGCTTTCAAGCTGACCGCCAAGGGAAGCGCGAAACACCGAGGCCGGCAGCGCCAGACTGACAAACAGCGTTGGCTGTATTCGGCGCCAGTCGGCCAGCAGTTCGCCCACCCGCTTCAGCGCCCACAGCAGCAGCCGCTCCGACAACTGATATTGTTCGGTCACCCGGGCCAGCTCGCTGTCGCCGATATCGCCATAACGGGGGTGGCGCCATTGCAACGACAGCCGCAGTCCGGCGCACTGGCCGGCCGGCGTGGCCAGCGGGTAAAAGCGCAGGCTCAGGCTGTCGCTTTCCAGCGCCGCCGGCAGATCGGCGGCCAATTGTTGCCGGCGCTCGATTTCCTTGAGCATGGAAGGCTCAAAGATGACGTAGGGCAGCTGCTCGTGCCGGCACAGCTCCAGCGCCAGCTCCCCCCGGGCCAGCAGCTCTACCATGGTGTCCGCGTCCGCCGGATACAGCACCACCCCAATCACCGGCGTCAGGCTGAAGTCATGCTGGGCATGGGCCTCCGGCATGCTCAGCGCCTGACGAATGCGGGACAGCTGCACCCGTACATCGGACAGCTCCAGCACCCCGTCGGCCACCACCGCCAGGCTTTCCCGGCCCAGCAGGGCGATGCTTTCCTCGGGCAGCAGGCAGCTTTCCAGCCGGCGGGCAAAGGCCTGCTGCAAACGGTCGGCCACCTCAAAACCAAACTGCTGGTAAAAGCGCGAATAATCTTTCAGCGCCAGCAGGGTCAGGCTGAACGGCTGCTGACGGCCAACCAGCTGTTGCAGCCGGTGTTGCAGGGCGAAGCGATTGGGCAGCCCGGTCAGGGGATCGCGCAGCAGCCGACGACGGTAGCCGAGCAGCTCGGCTACCAGCGCCAGCAACAGCAGCAACCCGCTGAGGGCCAGCCCCAGTATGCTGATATAAAGCTCGCGCCCCAGCTCCCGGTAGGCCTGATCATACTCGGCGTAAAACAGCACATTGCTGTGCATGGTGGCGGTCATGGTCCGCGCCAGGGGCTCGGTATAGGGGCTGAGCTCCGCCAGCAGCAACTGATAATCGGGCGAGCCGGAGCGAATGGCCTTGACCATGGGCTCCATGGCCCTGACCCGGTTTTCAATCTGCTGGATAAGCTGCCACAAGTCGGGGCGATCGCTCAGGGTGTCTTTCAGCTGATTGCTGAGCAGCACGGGCGTGCGGCTCCACAGAATGTCATAGCGCAACATCAGCTCGTCGTGGTCGATGGCGCCGGCATGCAGCAGCCGCACCGCATCGAGAAAGCGGCTCATTTCCAGCTTGAGCTGCATCAGTGACCAGGGCATTTCATAGTTGCGCTGCTCCAGCAGGGTATTGTGCTGGCGAATGTCGAGCAGGGAGTGGGCAGCCTTGATACCAAACAACAGCATGCACAACAACAGCAGCAAGATGCCGGCCCGTTTGAATAAATGCACGGCACCCTGATGTTCGGTGCCGGGAATGGGAATAAACAATCGCCTCACTTGGGTTCCGTTCGTACCTTAATGTGCCTGAGCTGCCAGGCCATGTAATGCAAAAACTCCGCCTGCTGCAGCTCGGACACTCGATCATAGGGCAGAATCAACCACAGCGGGCCCTTGTCGCGCCGGCTCATCAGGCGACCGTTTTCACTCCAGGCCAGCAGCGGCGAGTAGGGGGCCACCTCCTGCCAGTCCACCGCCACACTGAAGCCATTGAGCGCCTCCAGGTAGAGGGTTCTGATTTTGGCGTGGGCAAACAGGGTATCGAGCAGGGCACGCAGATCCAGGCCACGATAGGTGTTGGGCTGTTCAGACCAGGGATGGGCGGTGGTGACCTCCCCCTGCGGCAATGCCTGCAGCTCGGGCAGGGTGAAATCCACCTGTTCAAAGGAGCGCCCTTCCAGCTCGATATTGCCGGAAATGGTCAGGATCACCGGCTCCGCGGCCAGGGCACTCCATGACACCAGCCACAGCATAACAACGCCGAGCAGCTTCATTCGTCTTCTCCTCAGCTCAAAGGATGGGGTTGATCCGGCCTTTCGAGCAGTATCCTGAACAACAATAAGGACTCATATGTCCCATCAAGACAGATGGCCATCATACCCAAAACATTTGATGCAACTGAAGTGTAATTTAGGTCATCGCTACTCCGGCGCGCCATTTTCAAAAAAAAACCGGACCTTTCGGTCCGGTTTTTAATGAGCCGGAAATAACTTCCGGCAGGGAATAATGTGATTTAAATCACATCATCCCTCCCATGCCGCCCATGCCGCCCATGTCGGGCATGGCCGGGGCTTCGTCTTTCGGCAGATCGGTCACCATGGCTTCGGTGGTGATCATCAGACCGGCCACGGAAGCAGCGAACTGCAGCGCGGAGCGGGTGACCTTGGTCGGATCCAAGATACCCATGTCCAGCATGTCGCCGTAGGTGTCGTTGCCGGCGTTGTAACCGAAGTTGCCTTCGCCGTCCTTCACCTTGGACACCACCACAGAGGCTTCTTCACCGGCGTTGGTGACAATCTGACGCAGCGGGGCTTCCATGGCGCGCAGGGCCACCTTGATACCCACGTTCTGATCTTCGTTGTCGCCGGTCAGCGCACCCAGTTTGGCGGCGGCACGCACCAGGGCCACACCGCCACCGGGCACCACGCCTTCTTCCACGGCAGCGCGGGTGGCGTGCAGGGCATCGTCAACGCGGGCCTTCTTCTCTTTCATTTCCACTTCGGTGGCGGCACCCACCTTGATCACGGCCACACCGCCGGCCAGCTTGGCCACGCGCTCCTGCAGCTTTTCGCGATCGTAGTCGGAGGTGGACTCTTCGATCTGCTGGCGGATCTGCGCCACGCGGGCATTGATGGCATCGGCCTCACCCACACCGTCGATGATGGTGGTGTTGTCCTTGCTGATCACCACGCGCTTGGCACGGCCCAGATCTTCCAGGGTGGCTTTTTCCAGCTCCAGACCCACTTCTTCGGAGATCACGGTACCGCCGGTCAGAATGGCGATGTCCTGCAGCATGGCCTTGCGACGGTCACCAAAGCCCGGGGCCTTGACGCCGGCCACCTTCACGATGCCGCGCATGTTGTTCACCACCAGGGTGGCCAGGGCTTCGCCTTCCACGTCTTCGGCCACGATCAGCAGCGGCTTGGACTGTTTGGCCACGCCTTCCAGCACCGGCAGCAGTTCGCGAATGTTGGAGACCTTCTTGTCCACCAGCAGGATGAAGGGGTCGTCCAGCTCAACGGTGCCGGTTTCCTGCTTGTTGATGAAGTAGGGAGACAGGTAGCCGCGGTCGAACTGCATGCCTTCCACCACGTCCAGCTCGTCTTCCAGGCCCTGGCCTTCTTCCACGGTGATCACACCGTCGGTGCCCACTTTCTCCATGGCTTCCGCGATCAGGGTGCCAACTTTTTCGTCGGAGTTGGCGGAGATGGTACCTACCTGAGCAATGGCCTTGGTGTCTTTACAGGGCACGGACAGGCTCTTCAGCTCGGTCACGGCCTGAGCCACGGCCTTGTCGATGCCGCGTTTCAGATCCATCGGGTTCATGCCCGCGGCCACGGCCTTCAGGCCTTCGTTGACGATGGCCTGAGCCAGTACGGTGGCGGTGGTGGTGCCGTCACCGGCTTCGTCGTTGGCCTTGGAAGCCACTTCCTTCACCATCTGGGCGCCCATGTTCTCGAACTTGTCTTCCAGCTCGATTTCCTTGGCCACGGACACGCCGTCCTTGGTGATGTTGGGGGCACCGAAGGACTTGTCCAGCACCACATTGCGGCCTTTCGGGCCCAGGGTCACCTTGACCGCGTCGGCCAGGATGTTTACGCCTTTCAGCATTTTAACGCGGGCGTCGTTACCAAATTTTACGTCTTTAGCTGCCATTGTTTATCTTCCTTAAAAGTGGATGAACCGGATTATTCTTCGACGATAGCGAGAATGTCGCCTTCGGACAGGATCAGTACTTCCTGGCCGTCCAGCTTCTCGGTCTTGACGCCAAAACCTTCGTTGAAGATCACCTTGTCACCGACCTTCACGGACATGGCTTTCACTTCACCGTTGTCCAGAGTGCGGCCATTACCCACCGCCAGCACTTCACCGCGAGTGGATTTCTCGGCGGCGGAGCCGGTCAGTACGATGCCACCGGCCGACTTGGCCTCGGCTTCAATACGCTTGATAATGACGCGATCGTGCAATGGACGAATGTTCATCGATAACTCTCCTGATGAGTGTTGTTACCTTGATAGATAAACGGCCAATGGCCGCAAACTTGTTCCGTTGCCTTCCTATATGGGAGCGCATTTGCGGCCTTCAAGAGCAAAAGACAAAATTTTTTTAAAATCATCGGCAGGGGGGCGTTATCATGGCCTCCGCGTTTTCACCCTCGCCGCTGCATCAAGGTTGTTCCGTGTCCCACACCAATTCCCTGCTCACCGCCCCCATCGGCCCGCAACTGGCGCGCATGACCGGCCCCATGGCGCTGGGCATAGTGG
The Oceanimonas pelagia genome window above contains:
- a CDS encoding EAL domain-containing protein, with product MRRLFIPIPGTEHQGAVHLFKRAGILLLLLCMLLFGIKAAHSLLDIRQHNTLLEQRNYEMPWSLMQLKLEMSRFLDAVRLLHAGAIDHDELMLRYDILWSRTPVLLSNQLKDTLSDRPDLWQLIQQIENRVRAMEPMVKAIRSGSPDYQLLLAELSPYTEPLARTMTATMHSNVLFYAEYDQAYRELGRELYISILGLALSGLLLLLALVAELLGYRRRLLRDPLTGLPNRFALQHRLQQLVGRQQPFSLTLLALKDYSRFYQQFGFEVADRLQQAFARRLESCLLPEESIALLGRESLAVVADGVLELSDVRVQLSRIRQALSMPEAHAQHDFSLTPVIGVVLYPADADTMVELLARGELALELCRHEQLPYVIFEPSMLKEIERRQQLAADLPAALESDSLSLRFYPLATPAGQCAGLRLSLQWRHPRYGDIGDSELARVTEQYQLSERLLLWALKRVGELLADWRRIQPTLFVSLALPASVFRASLGGQLESLLSGFDLAGNALTLEVSEPMLMDAPEQAQAVLGELRRLGVRIMLAEFGTGCSRWGPLARLPLDWLQLNASWCSGIEQNEEARQQLATLFELARLLGVPPVCCGVSSAAERGVIMALGGEPLLQGPFVGPSLAAMEVKNWLESLAPARLTDLDVSRGA
- a CDS encoding molybdopterin-binding protein; translation: MKLLGVVMLWLVSWSALAAEPVILTISGNIELEGRSFEQVDFTLPELQALPQGEVTTAHPWSEQPNTYRGLDLRALLDTLFAHAKIRTLYLEALNGFSVAVDWQEVAPYSPLLAWSENGRLMSRRDKGPLWLILPYDRVSELQQAEFLHYMAWQLRHIKVRTEPK
- the groL gene encoding chaperonin GroEL (60 kDa chaperone family; promotes refolding of misfolded polypeptides especially under stressful conditions; forms two stacked rings of heptamers to form a barrel-shaped 14mer; ends can be capped by GroES; misfolded proteins enter the barrel where they are refolded when GroES binds) yields the protein MAAKDVKFGNDARVKMLKGVNILADAVKVTLGPKGRNVVLDKSFGAPNITKDGVSVAKEIELEDKFENMGAQMVKEVASKANDEAGDGTTTATVLAQAIVNEGLKAVAAGMNPMDLKRGIDKAVAQAVTELKSLSVPCKDTKAIAQVGTISANSDEKVGTLIAEAMEKVGTDGVITVEEGQGLEDELDVVEGMQFDRGYLSPYFINKQETGTVELDDPFILLVDKKVSNIRELLPVLEGVAKQSKPLLIVAEDVEGEALATLVVNNMRGIVKVAGVKAPGFGDRRKAMLQDIAILTGGTVISEEVGLELEKATLEDLGRAKRVVISKDNTTIIDGVGEADAINARVAQIRQQIEESTSDYDREKLQERVAKLAGGVAVIKVGAATEVEMKEKKARVDDALHATRAAVEEGVVPGGGVALVRAAAKLGALTGDNEDQNVGIKVALRAMEAPLRQIVTNAGEEASVVVSKVKDGEGNFGYNAGNDTYGDMLDMGILDPTKVTRSALQFAASVAGLMITTEAMVTDLPKDEAPAMPDMGGMGGMGGMM
- a CDS encoding co-chaperone GroES yields the protein MNIRPLHDRVIIKRIEAEAKSAGGIVLTGSAAEKSTRGEVLAVGNGRTLDNGEVKAMSVKVGDKVIFNEGFGVKTEKLDGQEVLILSEGDILAIVEE